The region ACATCCCCACTGCAGGAAAGGACCATTCCAACACCACTACAGTTCCAGGAAAGACAATCCTAGTACATTACAATTGCTGGGATGGACAATTCCAATACATCAATAATTCAAGGAAGGTCAATCCCATTACATCCCCAATACCAGACAAGACAATCCCAGTACATCTTCTTGCCAGGAATGTCAAATCCAGTGCATCCCCAGTTCTGAGAAGAACAATCCCAATACATCCCAATGAAGGACAATCCCTGTAAATCCCCATTGATTAACTGAATATAAAGGAGCCATGATGTGGGGgtgccggtgtgggactggggtagacaaggtcagaattcacccaataccaggttataatccaacagctttatttgaaattacaatctttcagagtgctgctcctgcGTCACCTgatgtcttgtgacttctgaccataaAGGAGCCAGATGATGTTAGTTGAGCAGGCAGTACTTGTCAGTCATTAGTTCATTCCTACAATACTGATGCAAAGGTCACTGAAGAGGGTGGGTGAACCTGTCTCTCAGCAGCTATGGGGTGGGACAATCAGTCTGTCAGTGCCCTGGCTGTTAGAAGTACAACATTTAGATTGCTGGAGGCTGTGACAAGCAATTGCTGAGAAACTCTATAAAAGGAATTTAAAACATGTTGAATTTACCCATAGGCTCAATACTGAAACAAACATCAAATATGCTGAATCGAGGGAGAAACAATGGGTCCTGGGTGCAGTTCTGAGGCAAGGTAGATATCATTGGGAAGTGAAACAGGTGTTATTTTGGCCACCTGATAAGGTGTGGGTTTACACAGAACACTGCAATAGGAGAAGCAGCTCTGGAAAAACAAGACTTTTCTGAGGCAAGTAAGGTCAAGGACTGGGCAGATGTGAGCGATCAGGAGGCAGTGAAGTCTGTTCACAGCAAAAGTGACTGGTGCAACATAGCAGCAAACTCCTGAGTATGATTAAAGAaaagatgcaggccattcagcgtAAATGGGTCTCTGTTGCTGTTGGCATTGACCTCTTCAGTTGTAACCAGGTCGCCTTATCTGTATAATCCCCACGGCCCTTGCACCCATCCAATTCTTTAAAAGAAAACGTGCGAGTGTGCTACTGGGATCAAGTGCTCCCTACTTTTCAGACTCCCCAGCATGAAGTTTCCTCCGAAATCCTGATGGGTGGCTGCAGTTTGGGGAGCCGGATGTGGCTGGGAAAGGTctactttctaaaaaaaaacccgTGCTATTCCCTGTTCAGCTCCTGCCTTTCTGGTCAATTGAGTGCAAAGGGTAAGTGGCAGGTGGAAGGGTGTGTCTGCTGGCTCAGGTTCCCAGTGCTGCAGCTGATTACCTGAGCAGCCGCAGGAAGTGGTTGGCTGTTTGTGTAGTCAGTCGGTGTTGGGAGGGAGTTCGGGATTACCCAGCGACTGAGTACCACCAGAGTCAgcgagaggagaggagaggagaggcgAGGCTCCGGGATTGCCCTGCGAGGTGCCAGGGGGACTGACAGGAGTGATGAGTGTGCAGAATCCATACTCGGACGTCCAGCTCCCCGCCAAGACCTACTTCGCAAACGAGGCTTTTGAGGCGGACCAGGGCTCCCAGTCCAGCGCCGATGGCGAGCTGAAGGAGAGGTCCCCTTCTTCCTTCCCGGGGGACACTGCCCAGCGCAACGGGGCTCCCGGGAAAAGCCAAAGCCAGCCCGCCCTGGTGGCTAACCCTTACGGCTCCATCTACCCACCAGCCGGGAGCTCCAAGCATCTGGGGGTTGAGGAGGAAGAGGCGAGCCCGCCGTGTGCTTGCTGTCGGCTGTGTAAGTGTTGTCGCTGCTGCTACTCGCACTGTGTACTGTCCTGAGGGAGGGGAGGACAGGGGGGTACCCCCTCTaccctccaccctccccctggGCTTCTCTACAAACTCTCCTACCCTTCCCTCAGCCCCGGAACAGAACACTTCCCAAACTTTCGGCTGCGGGGACAAGTTTAGTTTCAATGATAAACTCCACGCGGAGGAGCTGGAGCCGAGATTGACTTTCAGACCGCCAGGAGCAGGGAGAATTCCTCACTGACTGACCCCCTGCGGCAGGAGGGGGACATTCCGCATAGAGCATCGCCCTCAGGGCAGGCCCAGGATGGACAAAGCCATGAGCAGCTCAGCAGTGGCACTGCACTGGACTGTGCAACATTACAGATGGGTTCTGGTGAACCGGTGGCTACCTCCCTGACTCATGCGGGGGGGATGTGAGAATGCAGGCAATGACTCACTCAGACTGGactgattattattattattaatacgCTGTTTGATAGTGGACTTTACTCGGTGTACACACCTGAATGAGTAACCTTGTTCTGAGAACCGCTGTGATTGTCTGTTTCTGATTTGTTCTCAGTCTGTTAATGATgtcaataattagattagattactttagattagattagattacttacagtgtggaaacaggcccttcggcccaacaagtctgatTTGTTCTCAGTCTGTTAATGGTGTCAATAATGTTGAGAATAAACTGACGCTCTCAACATCCCTAGTTTGATGTGAAGGGTAGGACTTTGTTTTTTAACATTctttccccccacattttccccagcacccccaTGTCGCGTGTGTACAGGTGTCcaacacagtaaaaaaaaacgTGTGTGTGAATCTTAGGACTTCAAACTCAATCTGCATAGCTCCACAGGGGTACCATGTttccagtacccggcccatatgaAGCACAATTATGGCCAAGGCGGAGTGACTCCCACGGGTTCAAAGTTCATACACTGACCACTGTAGAAGTCAACTCAAGAGGTGGGCTTTGGGTTTGTACACCACCTGCGTAGCCCATGCATTTTCCATTCCTGTACAGTGTCCCGAATCCCCACGGGTCAGTGGGTGAATTTCTTGTTTTGTGTTTAGTCCCCACGGGTTAGCGAGGTCATTGACAGCattgacctgaagaagggcttatgcccgaaacatcgattctgctgttccttggatgctgcctgacctgctgcgcttttccagcaacacattttcagcattgaccTGGGAGATGTACTCTGGAGTGACAGTGACTTTCAATATAATCTCAATATCAGTCGAGTGCAAAGTCACGCTAGCGAGGCAAATCCAGTACAATCGCAGTGTATAAACTTTGAGTTACACTGCAGGGTAAATCCAGTGTAATCTCTGTGTCAGTAAAGTTCCAAGTTTTACTGGTGAAGTAAATTCAGTATAATCTCTGTTAATAAGGTCCTAAATCTCACTAGCTGGACAAATCCAGTATAATCTTAGTGTATAAATATCCTGAGTCACGTCAGCAGGGCAAATCCAGTGTAATCTCTGTCAGTAGTTAGCTCTGACATTCACAGGCAGGGCAGAGCATGTTTTACACTTTGTTATGTAAGtgcagcaagggaaggtgtttGTTTATACCTTATGACCGTGCAACGTAAGTGCTTCCTCCATCCTCATTCCGGTATGTGTAGGCTCAAGAGGTAAAACAAGCCAAATGCAACACCCAAGAACTGAAACTGGGGAGGGAAATCTTAATCCTCACTTTCAACATCCAGCCAATGTTTGTCTCATTCCTTTAGTCTCCCCACACTCTCATTTACATCATTTattaatatcacaaacaataagggacccagcactgatccccgtggtaCACTACTGAACATcggcctccagtcactcaaacagccttccaACCCTACCCTGTGTGTCCTATTACTAAGctagtttctgatccatctcaccagGATTCCCTAAATTCCAGgggctttaaccttctcaatcagtttcccatgcaagaccttgtcaaaggccttgctgaaactCCAGCTGAATTGCCCTACCACTAGCCAAACATTTGCTCACCACCTCAAAATCCCATTGCATGCCCAAATCTCTGGAATTATCTGACACAAGGCTGGCATACTATCAACTGATCTATAGGTAACATCTTGGCCTCACCAAGAAACAAAGCTGCCTGCAGCATCTGATCAGCCAGCTTGTAAATGTTACTGCTGGGGACAAGTGCacgttcacagctccttgaaagtggagtcacaggtagataggatagtgaagaagacagtcggtatgctttcctttattggtcagagtattgagtacaggagttgggaggtcatcttgcggctgtacgggatattggttaggccactgttggaatattgcatgcaattcagaaagatattgtgaaacttgaaagggttcagaaaagatttacaaggatgttgccagggttggaggatctgagctacagggagaggctgaacaggctggggctgttttccctggagcgtcagaggctgagggatgaccttatagaggtttataaaatcatgaggggcatggataggataaataggcaaagtcttttccctggtgttggggcgtccagaactagagggcataggtttagggtgagaggggaaagatataaaagagacctgaggggcaactttttcacacagagggtggtacgtgtatggaatgagctgcaagaggatgtggtggaggcaggtacaatagcaacatttaaaaggcatctggatgggtatatgaataggaaggatagggtgctggcaggtgggactagattggtttgtgatatctggtcggcatggacgggttggaccaaagggtctgtttccatgctgtacatctctttgactctataagtgAAAGGATGAAAGGGCTGCAGTCTGACATGCAGAGCTGACCTGAATGACAGTCATACCCCACAGGTTTTGTCAAGAATTAGATTTCCGTtcttgtatgtgtctgtgtggacGCATGCAAATCCAATAGGGTACCTTAGGAAATGTCAATGTGGTGGTATCAATTCATCCAAATTCACATTATAAAGATTTATTTCATAGACAAACAGTATATGAGCAATCTAAAGCATGATCTGTGATAAGTGTCACATGcttagtcatacagcataaaaacagatccttcggacaaactagttcatgccaaccaggCTTCATAAACTGAGCTAGTGCCATTTGcgtgcatttggcccatatccctgtaatccctgtaaatccatgtatctatccaaatgtacTTTTAAATATCATTCCACTTGCCTCTACCATCACCTCTAAATTCTAGAGGTGATGCATCAATTTCAGTTTCCCCACCTGATTCAAAATGCTGAGTGATCACTTAAAGCACTTCATTCTTATGAGAcccaacttttattttattttcagaccatagaatgtaagaaataggaaaggtgtaggccaccacctccccaccacccctcAAATGCCCATTAAGGATCTTCTGTTTTACCTGATAACACTAGCCTTTGTTCAAAGAGTTAAATAATCGACTTACGTCAACTATATCCTGAAAAATCTCAGAAATGTTCAAAGCCATTTTGAAATTCCAATCCATGTAATATAGTTCACAATGCTTCTGCTTTATGCCCAGCATCTGTATCTGCTCACTTCAAAAGATcacaaatccctcaaactcaacAAATGTCTATCCCGCCAAGAGATGAGGATTACAGCTAGTGGACTCGTCAGATCCTTGAGTGAAGCTTAGTTTCATAGAGCATCAACTTCATTTTTTCAGTTTGGCTATAGTGGTGGTTGAGTCAAAAGCACATTCACATGATGTTGCCATCAATGTTCTTTAGCAAAGAACACAAGTTTATTACATAAAAGGAAAATCAACTTTACATAGGAGTTTCAAAATATCTTAATCAGCAAAATGAAACTTTCAACCCTTTACCAGCAATATCCATTACATCCCAGTTAAGTATCATTCCTATCTCTTATTTAACTATTTCTAGTTTTGATATCCTAGAGACTTCTTTCCAGCTCTAAGCCTGCATTCCTTCTTAGGTGACTTTGACAATCTCAAACAATCTGTAGATTCTATAAATTAACAAAGCGCACTTCTGCTAGGATGAAACTATACTTCTGAATTAAAACTATTATTAATGGCTCCTGACTATTTGCCTTTCTGTATGCCATAAAACTCTGCATTGTAAACACTTCATCAATTAACTTCCACAGGTACATCGTTGGGCATTTAAGTCAACATGCTTTCCTTGCAAATGAAGTGTTCAGTTCATTATTCCAAATGACtttgtcatagagtcgtacagcatggagacaggccctttggcccaaactggtccatgctgaccaaaatctCCATCAACACTAACCTAATTTGcctgcttggcccatatccttctaaacctttcctatccatgtatttgtccaaataccttttaaatgtttttaatgtacctgcctcaaccacttctgctggcagctcattccatgtgcatatcaccctctgtggaaaacaaaaagttacccctcaggttcccttctattctttcccttttaatcttaaactaatgccctctagtccttgattcctcaTTGCTGGGAAAAATAAATTTGAGTGCATTCACTCTTTCCACGCTTCTCATaaccttatacacttctataagatccccttcagactcctgtgctctaaagaaaaaaaagtcctagcttgtccacccTCTGGCATGGGGCAgtacattggctcagtggttagcactgctgcctcacagcatgaaggaccaaggtttgattccagcttcgagCGACTGTGTGGCGCTTgtacattccccccgtgtctgcatgggtttcctcccactgagttaggtgaattggccatgttaaattgcccatagtgttcaggggtaaatgtagagtcataaggttggggaatgggtctggatgggttattcttcggaggatcggtgtgacttgttaggccaaatggcctatttccacactgtagggattcgatcaTTCTGTCTCTATAgctcagaccgttgagtcctggcaacatacttgtaaatttctgatggactctttccactttaatagcattcttcctacagcaaggtgaccaaaattgaatacAAGTGCGGCCTcgccaacgtcctgtacaacagcaacctaacttcccaacttctgtactcaatgccctgactgatgaaggccagtgtggcAAAAGCTTTCTTtgctgccctgtctacctgggactccactttcagagaaccgtgcagctgacctccaagatccctctgttccactacactccttgagGCCCTACCACTCACCATGAAactctaccttgatttgactttccaaaatgcaagatctcacacttatctatattaaactccatttgccatttctcagcccatttccccagcaGATCAAGGTCCTACGGCTATTCCTGAGAacattcctcactgtccacgataccacctattttggtgtcatctgcaaacttgctaatcattgatatagataacaaacattaatgggcccagcactgatccctgaggcactccactagtcacaggcctccaggccgacaagcatccttccactattaccctcttcctaccatcaagccaattctgtatccaatttgccagctctccctggattccagagcagcctaccatgtggaaccttatcaaaggactTATTGAAATCTAT is a window of Chiloscyllium plagiosum isolate BGI_BamShark_2017 chromosome 30, ASM401019v2, whole genome shotgun sequence DNA encoding:
- the LOC122564599 gene encoding cysteine-rich tail protein 1-like, coding for MSVQNPYSDVQLPAKTYFANEAFEADQGSQSSADGELKERSPSSFPGDTAQRNGAPGKSQSQPALVANPYGSIYPPAGSSKHLGVEEEEASPPCACCRLCKCCRCCYSHCVLS